In one Streptomyces sp. T12 genomic region, the following are encoded:
- a CDS encoding alpha/beta hydrolase: MAGAVLVHGLYHRAEHFALVVEGLHAAGVDVVVPELHRGSLGADTAVVQAAVDEMDEPPVVLGHSYGGSVLTGLQNAAHLVYVAAFVLDAGESAASTGGATPRLRNAIESAPDDSTFIRRDLAADVFYADCPEDRAAWAVDLLRVQAPGCGRGVPERQSWKHTPSTYVVCARDRAIEPELQRVLARRCTSVREWPTGHSPFVVRPELVVDLMLELLRDCATPYRSDGKHSAAHRP, encoded by the coding sequence ATGGCCGGCGCAGTACTGGTCCACGGTCTGTACCACCGCGCCGAGCACTTTGCCCTGGTAGTGGAAGGCCTGCACGCCGCAGGCGTTGACGTGGTCGTTCCCGAGTTGCACCGCGGCTCCCTTGGAGCGGACACGGCGGTGGTTCAGGCTGCCGTCGACGAAATGGACGAGCCGCCCGTCGTCCTCGGACACTCCTACGGCGGTTCGGTGCTCACCGGTCTTCAGAACGCGGCACACCTCGTCTACGTGGCGGCCTTCGTGCTCGACGCGGGTGAGAGCGCGGCGAGCACCGGCGGTGCAACTCCTCGGCTCCGAAACGCCATCGAGTCCGCACCTGACGACTCCACCTTCATCCGCCGCGATTTGGCCGCCGACGTCTTCTACGCCGACTGCCCCGAGGATCGCGCCGCCTGGGCGGTGGACCTGCTGCGCGTTCAGGCGCCAGGGTGCGGGCGGGGCGTTCCCGAGCGTCAGAGCTGGAAGCACACGCCGTCCACGTACGTCGTCTGCGCGCGAGACCGGGCGATAGAGCCCGAACTGCAACGCGTGTTGGCCCGACGTTGCACATCGGTTCGCGAGTGGCCAACGGGCCACTCCCCCTTCGTCGTCCGACCCGAGCTCGTCGTGGACCTCATGCTGGAGCTGCTGCGCGACTGCGCGACCCCGTACCGGAGCGACGGCAAGCACTCGGCTGCTCATCGACCGTAG
- a CDS encoding peptidase, whose protein sequence is MPAVTQYQSPDFIAAIAYEGADPADDPLWWRSGAGSREEYGFWSRRSCGMACLQMVLTHRGQPVPPLQHLMRDGIACGAYRPKEDGSVLGLLYAPFLEYVREVHQIDGAVHPELSLRELSEELDRGGMVLASVHKEIRRPSLPSPGRGGHLVLAIGRDSRGVHFRNPSGHTEEARYGLLPAEVFETFFGRRGVTLRVA, encoded by the coding sequence GTGCCCGCTGTCACTCAGTACCAGTCGCCGGACTTCATCGCAGCCATCGCGTACGAGGGGGCGGACCCGGCCGATGATCCCTTGTGGTGGCGGTCGGGAGCCGGCAGCCGGGAGGAGTACGGGTTCTGGTCGCGGCGGTCCTGCGGGATGGCCTGTCTGCAGATGGTGCTGACGCACCGTGGACAGCCGGTGCCGCCGTTGCAACACCTCATGCGCGACGGCATCGCTTGCGGCGCCTACCGGCCGAAGGAGGACGGGAGTGTTCTCGGCCTGCTGTACGCGCCGTTCCTGGAGTACGTGCGTGAGGTGCACCAGATCGACGGTGCCGTACATCCCGAGCTGTCCCTTCGGGAGCTGAGTGAGGAGCTGGACCGCGGCGGCATGGTGCTGGCCTCGGTGCACAAGGAGATCCGCCGGCCTTCGCTGCCCTCTCCGGGGCGGGGCGGGCACCTCGTTCTGGCCATTGGGCGGGACAGCCGAGGCGTCCACTTTCGCAACCCGTCCGGCCACACCGAGGAAGCACGGTACGGGCTCCTGCCCGCCGAGGTGTTCGAGACGTTCTTCGGCCGGCGCGGTGTGACTCTTCGGGTCGCCTGA
- a CDS encoding MFS transporter yields MTTLLHTVGTGLVVTLTTIYFTRVVGISVERLGLGLTVSGLVSLLVGVPFGRLSDRVGPRGLLACLLVCQGVAVFLHGFVHSFGVFVAVTGLLAIANQGASAVRSALIARAMPPEERVVSRAYLRSVTNVGFAIGAALASVGLASSGRTVYEVLFCFGALCFVGAAAAMYGVPAVAPAEHTTPVSPWLALRDGPFASVVVVTSILQLHYAVLEVGIPLWVSEHTDAPRQLVSVLFLLNTLFVFIFQVPVGRRWGGLRQAGPICAVAGALVACACLLLGVSAATTGVLTVALLVAAGCVHVVGEICHTTGSWAAGFGLAPDHAQGQYQGLFSTGMAASQMAGPVLVTTVVTSGALTGWLVAAGLFVLSGLLTPLLIGWAMRTRAVDEATA; encoded by the coding sequence GTGACCACGCTCCTGCACACGGTGGGAACGGGGCTCGTGGTCACGCTGACGACGATCTACTTCACGCGGGTCGTCGGAATCTCTGTGGAACGTCTGGGACTCGGGCTGACGGTCTCCGGGCTGGTCAGTCTCCTGGTCGGGGTCCCCTTCGGTCGCCTGTCCGACCGCGTGGGCCCTCGAGGCCTGCTGGCATGCCTTCTGGTCTGCCAGGGAGTCGCGGTCTTCCTGCACGGCTTCGTACACTCCTTCGGCGTGTTCGTCGCCGTGACCGGCCTGCTGGCGATCGCGAACCAGGGGGCATCAGCGGTGCGCTCCGCCCTGATCGCCAGGGCGATGCCCCCCGAGGAACGCGTCGTCTCCCGCGCCTATCTGAGATCCGTCACCAACGTTGGATTCGCGATCGGCGCGGCTCTGGCCAGCGTGGGTCTGGCGTCCTCGGGACGCACGGTGTACGAGGTGCTGTTCTGCTTCGGTGCCTTGTGTTTCGTGGGAGCCGCCGCCGCGATGTACGGCGTGCCTGCGGTTGCACCGGCCGAGCACACGACGCCCGTCAGCCCCTGGCTCGCCCTGCGCGACGGACCTTTCGCCTCGGTCGTCGTGGTGACCTCGATCCTTCAGCTCCACTACGCGGTGCTCGAAGTCGGTATCCCCCTGTGGGTGTCCGAGCACACGGACGCTCCACGCCAACTGGTCTCTGTCCTGTTCCTGCTGAATACGCTCTTCGTCTTTATTTTCCAGGTTCCGGTGGGACGGCGATGGGGAGGGCTTCGGCAGGCCGGTCCCATCTGTGCCGTGGCGGGCGCCCTCGTCGCCTGCGCCTGTCTGTTGCTCGGCGTGTCCGCAGCGACCACCGGTGTGCTGACGGTCGCCCTCCTGGTCGCGGCCGGGTGTGTGCACGTGGTCGGCGAGATCTGCCACACCACCGGTTCCTGGGCGGCTGGCTTCGGCCTGGCTCCGGATCACGCCCAGGGGCAGTACCAGGGGCTCTTCTCGACGGGCATGGCCGCGAGCCAGATGGCTGGGCCGGTCCTGGTCACCACCGTGGTCACCTCCGGCGCGCTCACCGGCTGGCTGGTCGCCGCGGGTCTCTTCGTCCTTTCCGGGCTACTGACACCGCTGCTGATCGGCTGGGCGATGCGGACCCGAGCCGTGGACGAGGCCACGGCCTGA
- a CDS encoding acetyl-CoA carboxylase biotin carboxylase subunit family protein gives MTERPERLLFVHGPGGPHPSWYLPRLSGTYQLRVLWRPSGDPMSDAALAESFGQHGESVAVDPDTPWGPFLLEQATDWKPDGILAFSELVAADCHAAASKTGLPGAPVHAAERLRSKHSQRTLMAAAGIPMPAFRCVGTLEELREAAEHVGLPAVLKPVVGVGSAATYPVDQATDLATLWRTAERAYLPDPRGSGQMSFILEARLFGQNQHGDERFGDQVSVESVVCDGRVHHLTVTDKLPLEREFRETGDISPSSLPAPLQEELREISTAAIRALDLDNTAVHTEFKLTPDGPRVIEVNGRIGGGVTELLHYSADYDVVADLAAVAVGRASLAAPRHRRHAAFLTPQPPHTATHVARAPEAAHLLSLPGVVSADVLCQAGSPTDWRRGTSANLARVFAVAETIDDLLATHEALNSDDCFAFVHERSARESR, from the coding sequence ATGACTGAGCGGCCGGAAAGGCTTCTCTTCGTCCATGGCCCCGGTGGTCCCCACCCGTCCTGGTACCTGCCCCGGCTGAGCGGAACGTACCAGCTGCGGGTCCTCTGGCGCCCCAGCGGCGATCCCATGTCCGACGCTGCCCTGGCGGAGAGCTTTGGCCAACACGGCGAAAGCGTCGCAGTCGACCCGGACACCCCATGGGGCCCGTTCCTCCTCGAACAGGCCACCGACTGGAAACCCGACGGGATCCTGGCCTTCAGCGAACTCGTCGCCGCGGACTGCCATGCGGCGGCCTCGAAAACGGGCCTTCCCGGCGCACCGGTCCACGCCGCCGAAAGACTCCGCAGCAAGCACAGCCAGCGCACGCTGATGGCCGCCGCGGGAATCCCCATGCCGGCGTTCCGCTGTGTCGGCACCCTGGAGGAACTCCGCGAGGCCGCCGAGCACGTTGGTCTGCCGGCGGTCCTCAAGCCGGTGGTGGGGGTGGGCAGCGCCGCGACGTACCCCGTCGACCAGGCCACCGATCTCGCTACCCTCTGGCGGACCGCCGAACGCGCCTACCTCCCCGACCCCCGCGGCAGCGGACAGATGTCCTTCATCCTGGAGGCACGGCTGTTCGGACAGAACCAACACGGCGACGAGCGCTTCGGCGACCAAGTAAGTGTCGAGTCCGTCGTATGCGATGGACGGGTCCACCATCTGACCGTCACGGACAAGCTCCCGCTGGAACGGGAGTTCCGGGAAACCGGTGACATCTCACCATCGAGCCTGCCCGCCCCCCTGCAGGAGGAACTGCGTGAGATCAGCACGGCCGCCATCCGTGCCCTCGACCTCGACAACACGGCCGTCCACACGGAGTTCAAGCTGACACCCGACGGTCCGCGCGTCATCGAGGTCAATGGCCGTATCGGCGGCGGCGTGACCGAGCTGCTGCACTACTCGGCCGACTACGACGTCGTGGCCGACCTGGCGGCCGTAGCCGTGGGCAGAGCCTCCCTCGCCGCCCCGCGGCACCGCCGTCACGCCGCGTTCCTCACCCCCCAACCTCCCCACACGGCGACGCATGTCGCCCGCGCGCCGGAGGCGGCTCACCTGCTGTCCCTGCCCGGTGTGGTGAGCGCAGACGTCCTCTGTCAGGCCGGAAGCCCCACCGACTGGCGCCGCGGCACGTCGGCGAACCTGGCCCGCGTCTTCGCCGTCGCCGAAACCATCGACGACCTCCTCGCGACGCACGAGGCGCTCAACTCCGACGACTGCTTCGCTTTCGTCCACGAGCGAAGCGCGCGGGAATCCCGGTGA
- a CDS encoding threonine/serine dehydratase has translation MNEGSDSATPLTEHHVTQAAQLLAGVAVRTPMLSSRAIDRLTGVTGKFKAELFQHTNAFKFRGAYNHVMGLSPSSRARGVVGASSGNHAQALALTARLLGIHATVVVPEDCPQTKIAAITADGADIVRYHRETDERDKIVAEIAEETGAHVVPSSDAYSVMAGNGTVALEMLEDDPELDTLFVPLGGGGLAAGCATIAKARNPSIRVIGVEPEGANDTYVSWRRGERSTITQVSTVADGLRHQTPSSRALAVNTRLLDDVVLVSDSEIAEAMRLAFTHLKVVPEPSGACAMAAVTSGRHLRGVKRAGVVLSGGNVDWSNFRTLADLGSRSDDLGALAS, from the coding sequence ATGAACGAAGGAAGCGATTCGGCAACGCCACTCACAGAGCACCACGTCACGCAAGCGGCTCAGTTGCTCGCTGGTGTCGCCGTCCGGACCCCGATGCTCTCCTCCCGCGCCATCGACCGCCTGACCGGCGTCACCGGGAAGTTCAAGGCCGAGCTGTTCCAGCACACCAACGCGTTCAAGTTCAGAGGGGCGTACAACCACGTAATGGGGTTGTCCCCTTCGTCCCGCGCCCGGGGAGTCGTCGGCGCCTCCTCCGGAAACCACGCCCAGGCGTTGGCGCTGACGGCCCGGCTCCTGGGCATCCACGCCACGGTCGTGGTACCGGAGGACTGCCCGCAGACCAAGATCGCTGCCATCACGGCCGACGGAGCGGACATCGTCCGCTACCACCGGGAAACGGACGAGCGGGACAAGATCGTCGCGGAGATCGCCGAGGAGACCGGCGCCCACGTCGTTCCTTCGTCTGACGCCTACTCCGTCATGGCGGGCAACGGCACGGTGGCGCTGGAGATGCTGGAGGACGACCCCGAGCTGGACACCCTGTTCGTGCCGCTCGGAGGCGGGGGCCTCGCTGCCGGCTGCGCCACCATCGCCAAGGCACGCAATCCAAGCATCCGCGTGATCGGAGTCGAGCCCGAGGGTGCCAACGACACCTACGTCTCCTGGCGCCGGGGCGAGCGGTCGACCATCACGCAGGTCTCCACCGTCGCGGACGGACTGCGCCATCAGACGCCGAGCTCCCGAGCCCTCGCGGTCAACACCCGGCTCCTGGACGACGTCGTACTGGTCAGCGACAGCGAGATCGCGGAAGCGATGCGGCTGGCCTTCACCCACCTCAAGGTGGTGCCAGAGCCCAGCGGGGCCTGTGCCATGGCGGCAGTGACTTCCGGCCGGCATCTGCGCGGCGTGAAGCGAGCCGGCGTGGTGCTGTCCGGAGGCAACGTCGACTGGAGCAACTTCCGCACGCTCGCGGATCTCGGAAGCCGCTCTGACGACCTCGGTGCCTTGGCCTCCTGA
- a CDS encoding D-alanine--D-alanine ligase: MHEDTPRPQDVSREVLIGVITGGVSQERDRSLLSGRTVYESLTTQGYRTQLIDSAAPDFVEQVREVDIAFLAIAGQYAEDGKLQGLLEMLGIPYTGSGVMASALGMNKTALKSFVGAHGVPVLGHAEFGPTDSSDALAKEVADTVGLPVMIKPVSEGGSVGMSIASDVAELCDLIESAGRSGQRFFAERYCPGRSITVGVLDGPAGPQALPPLEAKTAGEFYDYETKRDPALHSYECPASLDEDTRARLADIAVMVHKVLNCIGYSRTDFIVDENGMEYFLEVNTLPGLSRTGNLATMAQAQGIDYDSLVRLILESAAAREGYVA; this comes from the coding sequence ATGCACGAGGACACACCCCGCCCGCAGGACGTCTCCCGCGAGGTGTTGATCGGCGTCATCACTGGAGGAGTCTCCCAGGAGCGCGACCGTTCGCTGCTCTCAGGCCGCACCGTCTACGAATCCCTCACCACTCAGGGGTATCGGACCCAGCTTATCGACTCGGCGGCTCCGGATTTCGTCGAGCAGGTACGAGAGGTCGACATCGCCTTCCTGGCGATCGCCGGCCAATACGCCGAGGACGGCAAGCTGCAGGGCCTGCTCGAAATGCTAGGCATCCCCTATACCGGGTCGGGCGTCATGGCCAGTGCGCTGGGCATGAACAAGACCGCTCTCAAGTCGTTCGTGGGGGCTCACGGCGTACCCGTTCTCGGCCACGCCGAATTCGGTCCGACTGACTCGTCCGATGCCCTGGCCAAGGAAGTCGCCGACACCGTGGGCCTGCCGGTCATGATCAAGCCGGTATCCGAGGGGGGCAGCGTGGGCATGTCCATCGCGTCCGACGTCGCTGAGCTGTGCGATCTGATCGAGTCGGCCGGCCGCAGCGGCCAGCGATTCTTCGCAGAGCGCTACTGCCCCGGCCGCTCGATCACGGTGGGCGTTCTGGACGGCCCCGCCGGTCCCCAGGCCCTTCCGCCTCTGGAGGCCAAAACCGCGGGCGAGTTCTACGACTACGAGACCAAACGCGACCCGGCCCTGCACAGCTACGAGTGCCCGGCCTCCCTGGACGAGGACACCCGCGCCCGGCTCGCTGACATCGCTGTCATGGTCCACAAGGTACTGAACTGCATCGGGTACTCCCGCACAGATTTCATCGTGGATGAGAACGGCATGGAGTACTTCCTGGAGGTCAACACCCTCCCCGGTCTTTCCCGTACCGGAAACCTCGCGACGATGGCCCAGGCTCAGGGGATCGACTACGACAGCCTCGTGCGGCTCATCCTCGAGTCCGCCGCTGCACGCGAGGGATACGTGGCATGA
- a CDS encoding ATP-grasp domain-containing protein yields MVRRRILLLGGTSRLIKKVAGLNLDVVNVRAALDLDPAAARFCTEIHEVDVSSTTDVAQLVERLQARAPFDRIICHSEPLQMLSGHLSTHFGIPGNSFDTVQALRDKYRLRSLLREHGVRTIAAQIVTNEQDIQDFAERHGGAVVKPRSGDGSVGIHFVHGAEDAAAAWKWASSIGLSEMLAEEIIEGTEVSLEFFSVNGTHIPLAATTKELSSGSVELGHAVPAPLTERQFDEAARLVRAVLDVAGLTWGPSHTEVILTAHGPELVESHSRRAGGHINELVRLVYGIDMERLAFELAADDASRLPDVPSATKAAAIRFLIAEPGEIQDISGVSSVMAVPDVAEVEIYASPGGVSRGLRWSGDYAGHVIATGASADDAMARATLHASQIQIRTRGFEEVPYPRGKVFAEEVDQAFDAFDASVTARK; encoded by the coding sequence ATGGTGCGACGACGGATTCTCCTCCTGGGGGGAACCAGCCGACTCATCAAGAAGGTGGCCGGACTGAATCTGGATGTCGTCAATGTCCGGGCCGCACTCGACCTGGATCCGGCCGCCGCGCGATTCTGTACCGAGATACACGAGGTCGACGTCAGTAGCACTACCGATGTTGCGCAATTGGTGGAGCGTCTGCAGGCCAGAGCACCGTTCGATAGAATAATCTGTCATTCGGAACCGCTTCAGATGCTCTCTGGCCATCTAAGTACGCACTTCGGCATTCCTGGAAACTCATTCGACACGGTGCAGGCATTGCGCGACAAGTATCGGCTGCGCAGTCTGCTGCGCGAGCACGGTGTACGGACGATTGCAGCGCAGATCGTCACGAACGAGCAGGACATTCAAGACTTCGCCGAGCGGCACGGCGGTGCGGTGGTGAAGCCGAGAAGCGGTGACGGCAGTGTCGGAATCCACTTCGTCCATGGCGCCGAGGATGCCGCAGCAGCCTGGAAATGGGCATCGTCGATCGGCCTGTCGGAGATGCTGGCCGAGGAGATCATCGAAGGTACGGAGGTGTCCCTCGAGTTCTTCTCGGTCAACGGCACGCACATCCCTCTCGCCGCGACAACCAAGGAGCTCTCCTCCGGCTCCGTGGAGCTGGGACACGCCGTGCCCGCCCCACTCACCGAGCGGCAGTTCGACGAAGCCGCCAGGCTGGTCCGCGCCGTTCTCGACGTAGCGGGCCTGACGTGGGGCCCTTCGCACACGGAGGTCATCTTGACGGCGCACGGCCCCGAACTGGTCGAATCGCACAGCCGCCGGGCAGGTGGGCACATCAACGAGCTCGTGCGTCTGGTCTACGGAATCGACATGGAGCGGCTGGCCTTTGAGCTCGCCGCGGATGACGCTTCCCGCCTCCCTGACGTTCCGTCGGCGACAAAAGCCGCCGCCATTCGGTTCCTGATCGCCGAACCCGGTGAGATTCAGGACATCAGCGGCGTCTCTTCGGTTATGGCCGTGCCGGACGTGGCAGAGGTCGAAATCTACGCGAGCCCCGGCGGCGTCTCGCGGGGACTCCGGTGGTCGGGAGACTACGCCGGCCACGTCATCGCCACGGGAGCAAGCGCCGACGATGCCATGGCGCGCGCCACTCTCCACGCCTCACAGATCCAGATCCGCACCCGGGGATTCGAAGAAGTCCCGTATCCCCGCGGAAAGGTCTTCGCCGAGGAAGTGGACCAGGCATTCGATGCATTCGATGCCTCGGTGACGGCAAGGAAATAG
- a CDS encoding DIP1984 family protein, with the protein MKLAEALAERAEATRRVEQLRARVVSSARYQEGETPAEDAAQLLAEAGEVLDALETLIRRINRTNATVEMGPNGTLTDALARRDVLRLRHSVVTAAADAAAGQGERGYGRQLRSELMMLSALPVAELRGQADALAREIREVDVRIQRTNWEVDLLD; encoded by the coding sequence GTGAAGCTTGCTGAGGCACTGGCAGAACGTGCGGAGGCGACGCGCCGTGTAGAACAGCTGCGAGCGCGTGTCGTCAGCAGTGCGCGGTACCAGGAAGGGGAGACGCCCGCCGAGGATGCAGCTCAGCTGTTGGCTGAGGCCGGTGAGGTGCTGGACGCTCTGGAAACGTTGATCCGGCGGATCAATCGGACCAATGCCACCGTGGAGATGGGTCCGAACGGCACGCTCACCGATGCCCTCGCACGCCGGGATGTCCTGCGGTTGCGTCACTCTGTGGTCACCGCGGCGGCGGACGCGGCGGCGGGTCAGGGTGAGCGGGGATACGGCCGGCAGCTCCGGTCCGAGCTGATGATGCTTTCCGCGCTTCCGGTCGCGGAACTGCGCGGTCAGGCGGATGCCCTCGCCCGGGAGATCCGCGAGGTCGATGTGCGGATCCAGCGTACGAACTGGGAGGTCGATTTGCTGGACTGA
- a CDS encoding PIG-L family deacetylase translates to MTDRPLTLMAVHAHPDDEATGTGGVLARYAAEGIRTVLVTCTDGGCGDGPGGVKPGDPGHDPAAIALMRRQELEASCDVLKVSDLEMLDYADSGMMGWPSNDAPGSFWQTPVEEGAARLAELMRHYRPDVVVTYDENGFYGHPDHIQAHRITMAALEMTALTPKVYWTTMPRSGMQRFGEIMREFHPDMPEPDPAEAAAMAEIGLPDDEITTWVDTTAFSGQKFDALAAHASQGENIFFLKMGKERFGELMGMETFVRVQDATGAAVPENDLFAGLR, encoded by the coding sequence ATGACTGACCGGCCCTTGACGCTCATGGCAGTACACGCCCACCCGGACGACGAGGCCACCGGAACCGGAGGGGTCCTCGCGCGGTACGCGGCGGAAGGCATCCGCACAGTTCTCGTGACGTGTACCGACGGCGGTTGCGGTGACGGACCGGGGGGTGTCAAGCCGGGCGATCCCGGGCACGATCCGGCGGCCATCGCCCTGATGCGCCGTCAAGAACTCGAGGCGAGCTGTGACGTGCTGAAGGTCAGCGATCTGGAGATGCTGGACTATGCCGACTCCGGGATGATGGGCTGGCCGAGCAACGACGCCCCCGGATCCTTCTGGCAGACCCCCGTGGAGGAAGGCGCGGCCCGACTCGCGGAACTCATGCGGCACTACCGACCTGATGTGGTCGTCACCTACGACGAGAACGGCTTCTACGGCCACCCCGATCACATCCAGGCCCACCGCATCACGATGGCGGCGCTGGAGATGACCGCGCTGACACCGAAGGTGTACTGGACCACGATGCCCCGCTCGGGGATGCAGCGGTTCGGGGAGATCATGCGCGAGTTTCATCCGGACATGCCGGAGCCGGATCCCGCCGAGGCCGCCGCGATGGCCGAGATCGGCCTCCCCGACGATGAGATCACCACGTGGGTGGACACCACCGCGTTCAGCGGCCAGAAGTTCGACGCGCTGGCCGCGCACGCCAGTCAGGGCGAGAACATCTTCTTCCTCAAGATGGGCAAGGAGAGGTTCGGCGAGTTGATGGGCATGGAGACCTTCGTACGTGTCCAGGACGCCACCGGCGCGGCCGTGCCCGAGAACGATCTCTTCGCCGGACTGCGCTGA